Proteins encoded within one genomic window of Ranitomeya variabilis isolate aRanVar5 chromosome 4, aRanVar5.hap1, whole genome shotgun sequence:
- the LOC143766131 gene encoding heparan sulfate glucosamine 3-O-sulfotransferase 3B1-like, which yields MDASPASHLRRRLLLPVCTMLFLCLYMFYSCAGSCASFPSSSAAAPPGVLSQLLLRPPAVAAEDGPGSISSFYNGSGSKKLPQAIIIGVKKGGTRALLEFLRVHPDIRAVGAEPHFFDRNYDKGLDWYRELMPRTLDGQITMEKTPSYFVTKEAPSRISAMSKDAKLIVVVRDPVTRVISDYTQTLSKRPDIPTFESLTFKNRTTGLIDISWSAIQIGIYAKHLENWLQYFPMSQILFVSGERLITDPAGELGRVQDFLGLKRIITDKHFYFNKTKGFPCLKKAEGSSKPHCLGKTKGRTHPNIDPEVVQRLREFYRPFNMKFYQMTGQDFGWD from the exons ATGGATGCCAGCCCCGCGTCCCACCTGAGAAGACGCCTCCTGCTGCCGGTGTGCACCATGCTCTTCCTCTGCCTCTACATGTTCTACTCCTGCGCCGGCTCCTGCGCCTCCTTCCCGAGCTCCAGCGCCGCGGCGCCCCCCGGGGTCCTGTCCCAGCTGCTGCTCCGACCCCCGGCTGTGGCGGCGGAGGACGGGCCGGGCTCCATCAGCAGCTTCTACAACGGCTCCGGGAGCAAGAAGCTGCCCCAGGCCATCATCATCGGGGTGAAGAAAGGGGGCACCCGGGCCCTGCTGGAGTTCCTGAGGGTCCACCCTGACATCAGGGCTGTGGGGGCTGAGCCCCACTTCTTCGATAGGAACTATGACAAGGGACTGGACTGGTACAG ggAGTTGATGCCGAGGACGTTGGATGGTCAGATCACCATGGAAAAGACCCCCAGTTACTTTGTGACGAAGGAGGCTCCATCTCGGATCTCTGCCATGTCGAAGGATGCTAAGCTGATTGTGGTGGTGAGGGATCCGGTAACTCGCGTTATATCTGATTACACCCAGACGTTGTCCAAGAGACCAGACATCCCCACATTTGAGAGTTTGACATTCAAAAACAGGACTACGGGTCTTATCGACATCTCGTGGAGTGCCATCCAGATCGGCATCTACGCCAAGCACTTGGAGAACTGGCTCCAGTATTTCCCTATGAGCCAGATCCTCTTTGTGAGCGGAGAGAGGCTGATCACTGATCCTGCCGGAGAACTGGGACGTGTTCAGGATTTCCTGGGACTTAAACGAATCATCACAgacaaacatttttattttaacaagactAAGGGGTTTCCATGCCTAAAAAAGGCAGAGGGGAGCAGCAAACCTCACTGTTTGGGCAAAACCAAGGGCAGGACTCACCCCAACATAGACCCAGAAGTCGTGCAGAGATTGCGCGAGTTCTACCGGCCATTTAATATGAAGTTCTATCAAATGACTGGCCAGGACTTCGGCTGGGACTGA